A stretch of Synechococcus sp. UW179A DNA encodes these proteins:
- a CDS encoding efflux RND transporter permease subunit, with product MSLSDRFISRPVLTSVCSLVIFILGFISLGRLPIDFLPNIAQPQIVVTAPYPGGNASFVELSITQQLEDILSDTPGVDYITSTSSAGSTSITLHLDPDTSADTASLDVQNRIQQAKSNLPAETQSLGITISQTTDTTISSYLITSTKGQYDAAYLNSLAKDQLQKQLQLIDGVGKLTLFPPKPVFQISIDPNLVRAYGLSIDEVDSQIITQNFPASGGTVGASRVGDPSTYNYSVMIEDSGYIQSIGEFEDIVLKRLTTGAVLRVKDIGNVQYIASPESSILSSSGYPGVFIEVNLQSGSNAVEVGEQIDQLIQKFKSTAPPGIKVVQFNDRKSFILDSISNVFDALGLAITLVILILLLFLQNWRTILIPGLAIPISIVGTFAFLQLFGFTLNFLTMTALVLATGLVVDDAILVVQSVTANIQKGMSSIEAAFASMNELFGAIISTSLVLISLFLPVTLVSGPIGNIYIEFAVAIICSIAISTFNALTFSPMMSALFLRPGRMESMPSWITATFGAGVGLLMGYFTKASFGNLALPISAALFAFIGLKLESVFNGFNQFYSKFESAYEKLLGWFLKKRKLVCVSLVPLALATLYLFNIIPVGFIPQEDMNVLSGAYQLNPGASITAYGPVSSEARNLLNREKDKKLSGIEDFVVIDTTLDYSFLYLQLLPLDQRRQLSQKIEKISSNLSAVLAALPTRYPPQLFQLPMITGFGENSSLTVALTDESNGRYSIDEFYALTQQFLAKASQDPSIQSIQTRFSPDNPSYQINIDRSLLGSLNLSYKDVVNTIGTYAGSKRIVQTSLDGGPKDVVVISQPKERSTIDELMNYGIKNSNGDYVSVKEIASYDLVTNPGQIDHFNFNRSITFQAVPNSGYSTGQAIKAVKDVFASLGYKDIGYEFTGVSRVQETSGRQILFLFVMAALTVFLVLSAQYESYIISTVIMITVPIAILGSLVFLEVRSMNVNVFVQIGLLMLIGLAAKNSILVVEAAEQRVSAGAEIVFAAAEAGKARLQPILMTSVASLAGFFPLVVAQNAGASAQQAIGTVVFGGLLMGMTLSLLVVPPVYVLIKNLETRLFS from the coding sequence ATGTCTCTATCTGATCGCTTCATTTCAAGACCAGTCCTCACCAGTGTCTGCAGTCTGGTGATCTTTATCCTTGGGTTTATTTCTCTTGGCAGGTTGCCAATTGACTTTCTGCCCAATATCGCACAACCTCAAATTGTTGTGACTGCACCCTATCCAGGCGGTAATGCGTCATTTGTTGAACTTTCCATTACACAGCAACTTGAAGATATTTTGTCAGATACTCCTGGAGTCGATTACATCACTTCAACATCCAGTGCTGGTTCAACTTCTATCACGCTGCATTTAGATCCTGACACTTCTGCCGATACAGCATCATTGGATGTTCAGAATCGTATTCAACAGGCCAAGTCGAATTTACCTGCAGAAACTCAAAGCCTAGGGATTACTATTTCGCAGACAACAGATACAACTATTAGTTCTTACTTAATTACATCAACTAAAGGTCAATATGATGCTGCCTACCTCAATTCTTTGGCTAAGGATCAATTGCAAAAGCAACTTCAATTGATTGATGGAGTAGGCAAGTTAACTTTATTTCCACCAAAACCTGTATTTCAGATTTCAATCGACCCAAACTTAGTTCGTGCTTATGGATTAAGTATTGATGAAGTAGACAGTCAGATCATTACTCAGAACTTCCCTGCTTCTGGTGGAACTGTTGGAGCCAGTCGTGTTGGAGATCCCTCCACATATAACTATTCAGTCATGATTGAGGATAGTGGCTACATTCAATCAATAGGAGAATTTGAAGATATTGTTCTTAAACGATTGACTACTGGAGCAGTTCTCCGGGTTAAAGATATTGGTAATGTTCAATATATTGCCAGTCCTGAAAGCTCTATCTTGTCAAGTAGTGGTTATCCCGGGGTGTTTATCGAAGTTAATCTTCAGTCCGGAAGTAATGCTGTTGAGGTCGGTGAGCAGATCGATCAGCTCATTCAAAAATTTAAATCTACGGCTCCCCCTGGAATCAAAGTTGTACAATTCAATGATCGAAAATCCTTTATTTTAGATTCGATTTCAAATGTATTTGATGCGTTGGGATTGGCAATCACTTTAGTTATTCTTATTTTGTTGTTGTTTTTGCAAAATTGGCGCACGATCCTCATCCCTGGATTAGCAATACCGATATCGATCGTGGGAACATTTGCCTTTTTGCAACTTTTTGGATTCACGTTGAATTTTTTGACCATGACCGCTTTGGTTCTGGCGACGGGGCTAGTTGTCGATGATGCCATACTTGTTGTTCAGTCAGTAACAGCCAATATTCAAAAGGGAATGTCTTCCATAGAAGCTGCTTTTGCATCCATGAATGAATTGTTTGGAGCGATTATATCCACCTCTCTAGTGCTGATTTCTTTGTTTCTCCCTGTTACGTTGGTCAGTGGTCCCATTGGCAATATCTATATTGAGTTTGCAGTTGCGATCATCTGCTCGATTGCAATATCAACATTTAATGCCCTGACATTCTCACCGATGATGTCTGCACTATTTCTTCGTCCAGGGCGAATGGAGTCGATGCCATCGTGGATTACAGCAACTTTTGGTGCTGGTGTTGGACTCTTGATGGGTTATTTCACGAAGGCGAGTTTTGGAAACCTTGCTCTACCGATCAGTGCCGCCCTTTTTGCTTTCATTGGTCTGAAGTTAGAGTCTGTCTTTAATGGTTTTAATCAATTTTATTCAAAATTTGAATCTGCCTATGAGAAATTATTGGGCTGGTTTTTGAAAAAAAGAAAACTTGTTTGCGTTTCTCTTGTACCTCTTGCTCTCGCCACACTCTATTTATTCAATATCATCCCTGTTGGCTTTATTCCTCAAGAAGATATGAATGTTTTGTCGGGTGCATATCAACTTAATCCAGGAGCATCGATTACAGCCTATGGACCTGTGAGCAGCGAGGCTAGAAACTTGCTCAATAGAGAAAAAGATAAAAAGCTATCGGGTATTGAGGATTTTGTGGTTATCGATACCACTTTGGACTATTCATTTTTATATCTACAATTGTTGCCTTTGGATCAGCGTCGTCAGTTAAGCCAAAAAATCGAAAAAATATCTTCAAATCTCTCAGCAGTACTTGCAGCATTACCTACAAGATATCCCCCTCAGTTGTTTCAACTACCAATGATTACTGGTTTTGGTGAGAATTCTTCTTTGACGGTTGCTTTGACCGACGAAAGTAACGGTCGTTATTCGATTGATGAGTTTTACGCGTTGACGCAACAGTTTTTGGCTAAAGCTTCACAGGATCCTTCAATTCAAAGCATTCAAACCCGGTTTTCTCCCGACAATCCGTCTTATCAAATTAACATCGATCGTTCTTTGCTTGGATCTCTTAATCTTAGCTATAAAGATGTCGTTAATACAATCGGTACTTATGCTGGCAGTAAACGTATTGTTCAGACCTCCTTGGATGGAGGTCCGAAGGATGTTGTTGTTATCAGTCAACCCAAGGAAAGAAGCACGATTGATGAATTGATGAATTATGGCATCAAAAATTCCAACGGAGATTATGTTAGTGTTAAAGAGATTGCTAGCTATGACTTAGTGACCAATCCTGGGCAGATTGATCATTTTAATTTCAACCGCTCTATCACGTTTCAGGCTGTTCCCAACTCGGGGTATTCAACGGGGCAGGCGATTAAGGCTGTCAAAGATGTTTTCGCTTCTCTTGGTTACAAGGATATTGGTTATGAATTTACTGGTGTGTCCAGGGTTCAGGAAACATCTGGTCGCCAAATCCTTTTCCTGTTTGTGATGGCCGCGTTGACTGTTTTTCTGGTGCTGTCCGCTCAATATGAAAGTTATATCATTTCAACAGTGATCATGATCACCGTTCCGATTGCCATACTCGGCAGCCTCGTGTTTCTCGAAGTACGTTCGATGAATGTGAATGTTTTCGTTCAGATAGGCCTCTTGATGCTGATTGGTCTTGCTGCTAAAAATTCTATTCTTGTTGTCGAAGCTGCAGAGCAACGAGTGTCGGCTGGTGCAGAGATTGTTTTCGCCGCTGCAGAGGCAGGAAAAGCAAGGCTTCAGCCCATCTTGATGACTTCAGTCGCCTCTCTTGCTGGCTTCTTCCCTCTTGTTGTTGCACAAAATGCCGGAGCCAGTGCTCAGCAAGCCATCGGCACAGTTGTTTTTGGCGGCCTTCTAATGGGCATGACGTTGTCATTGCTGGTTGTTCCACCGGTTTATGTGCTGATCAAAAATCTAGAAACCAGACTCTTTTCGTGA